In one window of Micromonospora cathayae DNA:
- the lepB gene encoding signal peptidase I has product MVQTVDEDGAADPWRRRPRRSRRQMPLWQELPLLLIVAFCLAVLIRTFLLQAFFIPSGSMEDTLLIGDRVLVNKVVYDVREPRRGEVVVFRGTDRWAPQVEAGPEPGFLGKLGQTLGDLVGVSRPGEKDFIKRVIGVPGDRVACCDEQGRVTVNGVALDETYVLRDSPLDLPPNARECRSRRFDEVVVPSGQLFVLGDHRLVSQDARCQGPVPIDNVVGRAFLIVWPSARWTSLPVPETFARLDAPSAAPTPVRTVGGLLPLVPLAGAGWLLARSGRSMRVGRRRLHS; this is encoded by the coding sequence GTGGTGCAAACAGTGGACGAGGACGGCGCGGCCGACCCGTGGCGGCGTCGGCCCCGGCGGTCCCGTCGGCAGATGCCGCTCTGGCAGGAGCTGCCCCTGCTGCTCATCGTGGCCTTCTGCCTTGCCGTCCTGATCCGTACGTTCCTCCTCCAGGCGTTCTTCATCCCGTCCGGGTCGATGGAGGACACCCTGCTGATCGGGGACCGGGTCCTGGTCAACAAGGTCGTCTACGACGTCCGGGAGCCCCGGCGCGGCGAGGTGGTGGTCTTCCGGGGCACCGACCGCTGGGCGCCCCAGGTGGAGGCCGGCCCGGAGCCGGGCTTCCTGGGCAAGCTCGGCCAGACCCTCGGCGACCTGGTCGGGGTGAGCCGCCCCGGCGAGAAGGACTTCATCAAGCGGGTGATCGGCGTCCCGGGGGACCGGGTGGCCTGCTGCGACGAGCAGGGCCGGGTCACCGTCAACGGTGTCGCGCTCGACGAGACGTACGTGCTGCGGGACTCCCCGCTGGACCTGCCGCCCAACGCCCGGGAGTGCCGGTCCCGCCGGTTCGACGAGGTGGTGGTCCCGTCCGGCCAGCTGTTCGTCCTCGGCGACCACCGGCTGGTCTCCCAGGACGCCCGCTGCCAGGGGCCGGTGCCGATCGACAACGTGGTCGGCCGGGCCTTCCTGATCGTCTGGCCCTCGGCCCGCTGGACGTCCCTGCCGGTGCCGGAGACGTTCGCCCGGTTGGACGCCCCCTCGGCCGCCCCCACGCCGGTCCGGACCGTCGGCGGTCTGCTGCCGCTCGTCCCACTGGCCGGGGCGGGCTGGCTTCTCGCGCGTTCCGGTCGATCGATGCGCGTCGGGCGACGTAGGCTCCACTCGTGA